In Mus musculus strain C57BL/6J chromosome 9, GRCm38.p6 C57BL/6J, one genomic interval encodes:
- the Tyk2 gene encoding non-receptor tyrosine-protein kinase TYK2 isoform X4: MVKYLATLERLAPRFGSERIPVCHLEVLAQPERDPCYIQNSGQTAGDPGPELPSGPPTHEVLVTGTGGIQWHPLQTQESERGNSRGNPHGSRSGKKPKAPKAGEHLTESPQEPPWTYFCDFQDISHVVLKERRVHIHLQDNKCLLLCLCSQAEALSFVALVDGYFRLTADSSHYLCHEVAPPRLVTSIQNGIHGPLMDPFVQAKLWPEDGLYLIQWSTSHLHRLILTVAHRNPAFSNGPRGLRLRKFPITQQPGAFVLDGWGRSFASLGDLRLALQGCSLRAGDDCFPLHHCCLPRPREISNLVIMRGSRAHTRPLNLSQLSFHRVHQDEITQLSHLGQGTRTNVYEGLLRVGGPDEGKVDNGCPPEPGGTSGQQLRVVLKVLDPSHHDIALAFYETASLMSQVSHMHLAFLHGVCVRGSENIIVTEFVEHGPLDVWLRRQRGQVPMTWKMVVAQQLASALSYLEDKNLVHGNVCGRNILLARLGLEEGTNPFIKLSDPGVGQGALSREERVERIPWTAPECLSGGTSSLGTATDMWGFGATLLEICFDGEAPLQGRGPSEKERFYTKKHQLPEPSSPELATLTRQCLTYEPAQRPSFRTILRDLTRLQPQNLVGTSAVNSDSPASDPTVFHKRYLKKIRDLGEGHFGKVSLYCYDPTNDGTGEMVAVKALKEGCGPQLRSGWQREIEILRTLYHEHIVKYKGCCEDQGEKSVQLVMEYVPLGSLRDYLPRHCVGLAQLLLFAQQICEGMAYLHAQHYIHRDLAARNVLLDNDRLVKIGDFGLAKAVPEGHEYYRVREDGDSPVFWYAPECLKECKFYYASDVWSFGVTLYELLTYCDSNQSPHMKFTELIGHTQGQMTVLRLTELLERGERLPRPDRCPCEIYHLMKNCWETEASFRPTFQNLVPILQTAQEKYQGQVPSVFSVC, from the exons ATGGTGAAGTACTTGGCTACCCTGGAGCGGCTGGCTCCGCGCTTTGGCTCAGAGCGCATACCTGTGTGTCATCTGGAGGTCCTGGCACAGCCCGAGAGGGACCCCTGCTACATCCAGAACAGTGGGCAGACCGCTGGGGATCCAGGCCCAGAGCTGCCTTCCGGGCCTCCCACCCACGAGGTACTGGTGACAGGCACCGGAGGTATCCAGTGGCATCCGCTGCAGACCCAG GAATCTGAGAGAGGTAACAGCAGAGGGAATCCCCACGGCAGCCGGTCGGGGAAGAAGCCCAAAGCCCCCAAGGCTGGAGAGCACCTGACAGAGAGCCCTCAGGAACCACCTTGGACCTACTTCTGTGACTTCCAGGACATTTCCCACGTGGTGCTAAAGGAGCGTCGCGTGCACATCCACCTCCAAGACAACAAGTGCTTG TTGCTGTGCCTCTGTTCCCAGGCTGAGGCCCTGTCCTTTGTGGCCCTGGTCGATGGCTATTTCCGCTTGACTGCTGACTCCAGCCACTATCTGTGCCATGAGGTGGCACCCCCGAGGCTGGTGACTAGCATCCAGAACGGCATCCATGGGCCCCTGAT GGATCCGTTTGTACAGGCCAAGCTGTGGCCAGAGGACGGCCTCTACCTGATTCAGTGGAGCACCAGCCACCTGCACCGCCTGATCCTTACCGTGGCCCATCGAAACCCG GCTTTCAGTAATGGCCCTCGGGGCCTGCGCCTGCGAAAGTTCCCCATCACACAGCAGCCTGGAGCCTTTGTGCTGGATGGCTGGGGCCGCTCCTTTGCCAGCTTGGGGGACCTTCGGCTCGCCTTGCAGGGCTGCTCGTTGCGGGCCGGTGATGACTGTTTCCCCCTGCACCACTGCTGCCTGCCCCGGCCAAGAG AAATCTCCAACCTCGTCATCATGCGGGGGTCTAGGGCCCACACCCGGCCTCTCAACCTCAGTCAGCTCAGCTTCCACAGGGTTCACCAGGATGAAATCACCCAG CTGTCCCACTTGGGCCAAGGCACAAGGACCAATGTGTATGAGGGCCTTCTAAGAGTGGGAGGCCCCGATGAGGGCAAAGTGGACAATGGATGTCCCCCTGAGCCTGGTGGGACTAGTGGGCAGCAGCTTCGAGTGGTGCTCAAAGTTCTCGACCCCAGTCACCATGATATCGCCTTG GCCTTCTATGAGACTGCTAGCCTCATGAGCCAGGTGTCACACATGCACCTGGCTTTCCTGCATGGTGTTTGCGTGCGTGGCTCAGAGA ATATCATTGTGACAGAATTCGTAGAACATGGTCCCTTGGATGTGTGGTTACGGCGACAGAGGGGCCAAGTGCCCATGACCTGGAAGATGGTCGTGGCTCAGCAGCTGGCCAGCGCCCTCAGCTACCTG GAGGACAAGAATCTGGTTCACGGGAATGTATGTGGCCGGAACATCCTGCTGGCTCGCCTGGGGTTGGAGGAGGGTACCAACCCCTTCATCAAGCTAAGTGATCCTGGTGTGGGCCAGGGTGCCCTCTCCAGGGAAG AGCGGGTGGAGCGCATCCCCTGGACAGCTCCCGAGTGCCTGTCTGGAGGGACCAGTAGCTTGGGTACTGCCACGGACATGTGGGGCTTTGGTGCCACCCTTCTTGAGATCTGCTTTGATGGGGAGGCACCCCTGCAGGGTCGTGGTCCCTCTGAG AAAGAACGGTTCTACACAAAGAAACATCAGCTGCCTGAACCCTCATCCCCAGAGCTGGCCACACTCACCCGCCAGTGCCTGACCTATGAACCAGCACAGCGGCCATCCTTCCGCACCATTTTGCGGGACCTCACAAGGCTGCAGCCACAGA ATCTAGTCGGCACTTCGGCTGTGAACTCAGACTCACCAGCATCAGACCCCACTGTTTTCCACAAGCGCTATTTGAAAAAGATCCGGGATTTGGGTGAG GGTCACTTTGGCAAGGTCAGCCTGTACTGCTACGACCCAACCAATGACGGCACTGGCGAGATGGTGGCCGTGAAGGCCCTGAAGGAAGGGTGCGGTCCCCAGCTCCGCTCAGGCTGGCAGCGGGAGATCGAGATCCTGCGGACGCTGTACCACGAACATATTGTCAAGTATAAAGGCTGCTGTGAGGACCAAG GAGAGAAGTCTGTACAGCTGGTCATGGAGTACGTCCCTCTGGGCAGCCTCCGAGACTACCTGCCAAGGCACTGCGTAGGGCTGGCGCAGCTCCTGCTGTTTGCCCAGCAGATCTGCGAG GGCATGGCCTACCTGCACGCTCAGCACTACATTCACCGAGACCTCGCCGCGCGCAACGTGCTGCTGGACAACGACAGGCTGGTCAAGATTGGAGACTTTGGCCTAGCCAAGGCTGTACCTGAAGGCCACGAGTACTACCGAGTGCGCGAGGACGGGGACAGCCCAGTGTTCTG GTATGCCCCAGAATGCCTGAAGGAGTGCAAATTTTACTATGCATCTGATGTCTGGTCCTTCGGGGTAACTCTGTATGAGTTGTTGACATACTGTGACTCTAACCAGAGTCCCCATATG AAATTCACCGAGCTCATCGGCCATACCCAGGGCCAGATGACCGTGCTGAGGCTCACAGAGCTGCTGGAACGAGGAGAGAGGCTGCCTCGGCCTGACAGGTGTCCCTGTGAG ATCTATCACCTCATGAAGAactgctgggagacagaggcctcCTTCCGGCCCACCTTCCAGAATCTTGTGCCCATCCTCCAGACAGCACAGGAGAAGTACCAAGGTCAGGTGCCTTCCGTGTTCAGCGTGTGCTGA
- the Tyk2 gene encoding non-receptor tyrosine-protein kinase TYK2 isoform 1 (isoform 1 is encoded by transcript variant 1): protein MVGTMPLCGRRAILEDSKADGTEAQPLVPTGCLMVLLHWPGPEGGEPWVTFSQTSLTAEEVCIHIAHKVGITPPCLNLFALYNAQAKVWLPPNHILDTSQDMNLYFRMRFYFRNWHGMNPQEPAVYRCGFPGAETSSDRAEQGVQLLDSASFEYLFEQGWYVGNRAKSSHTSFSIHRSTPQGKHEFMNDVVSLRDLSSEEEIHHFKNESLGMAFLHLCHLALSRGVPLEEMAREISFKNCIPHSFRQHIRQHNVLTRLRLHRVFRRFLRAFRPGHLSQQVVMVKYLATLERLAPRFGSERIPVCHLEVLAQPERDPCYIQNSGQTAGDPGPELPSGPPTHEVLVTGTGGIQWHPLQTQESERGNSRGNPHGSRSGKKPKAPKAGEHLTESPQEPPWTYFCDFQDISHVVLKERRVHIHLQDNKCLLLCLCSQAEALSFVALVDGYFRLTADSSHYLCHEVAPPRLVTSIQNGIHGPLMDPFVQAKLWPEDGLYLIQWSTSHLHRLILTVAHRNPAFSNGPRGLRLRKFPITQQPGAFVLDGWGRSFASLGDLRLALQGCSLRAGDDCFPLHHCCLPRPREISNLVIMRGSRAHTRPLNLSQLSFHRVHQDEITQLSHLGQGTRTNVYEGLLRVGGPDEGKVDNGCPPEPGGTSGQQLRVVLKVLDPSHHDIALAFYETASLMSQVSHMHLAFLHGVCVRGSENIIVTEFVEHGPLDVWLRRQRGQVPMTWKMVVAQQLASALSYLEDKNLVHGNVCGRNILLARLGLEEGTNPFIKLSDPGVGQGALSREERVERIPWTAPECLSGGTSSLGTATDMWGFGATLLEICFDGEAPLQGRGPSEKERFYTKKHQLPEPSSPELATLTRQCLTYEPAQRPSFRTILRDLTRLQPQNLVGTSAVNSDSPASDPTVFHKRYLKKIRDLGEGHFGKVSLYCYDPTNDGTGEMVAVKALKEGCGPQLRSGWQREIEILRTLYHEHIVKYKGCCEDQGEKSVQLVMEYVPLGSLRDYLPRHCVGLAQLLLFAQQICEGMAYLHAQHYIHRDLAARNVLLDNDRLVKIGDFGLAKAVPEGHEYYRVREDGDSPVFWYAPECLKECKFYYASDVWSFGVTLYELLTYCDSNQSPHMKFTELIGHTQGQMTVLRLTELLERGERLPRPDRCPCEIYHLMKNCWETEASFRPTFQNLVPILQTAQEKYQGQVPSVFSVC, encoded by the exons ATGGTGGGGACCATGCCTCTGTGTGGGCGGAGAGCCATCTTGGAAGACAGcaaggcagatggcacagaagCTCAGCCCCTGGTGCCCACAGGATGCTTGATGGTGCTACTGCATTGGCCTGGGCCTGAGGGCGGGGAGCCCTGGGTCACCTTCAGCCAGACATCTCTGACTGCAGAGGAGGTCTGCATCCACATCGCACACAAAGTCG GCATCACTCCACCCTGCTTGAATCTCTTCGCACTCTACAATGCACAGGCTAAGGTCTGGCTGCCCCCAAACCATATTCTGGATACATCCCAAGACATGAACCTCTATTTTCGAATGAG GTTTTACTTCCGGAACTGGCATGGCATGAATCCCCAGGAGCCAGCTGTATACCGGTGTGGTTTCCCAGGGGCAGAGACTTCCTCAGACCGGGCAGAGCAAGGTGTACAGCTCTTGGACTCTGCCTCGTTTGAATACCTTTTTGAGCAG GGATGGTATGTTGGCAATAGAGCAAAAAGCTCCCACACCTCTTTTTCTATCCATCGCTCTACCCCTCAGGGAAAGCATGAGTTCATGAACGATGTGGTGTCTCTGCGGGACCTGTCTAGCGAGGAGGAGATCCACCACTTTAAGAATGAGAGCTTAGGCATGGCCTTCCTGCACCTGTGTCACCTTGCTCTCAGCCGAGGCGTCCCCCTGGAGGAGATGGCCAGAGAGATCAG CTTCAAGAACTGCATCCCTCATTCCTTCCGACAGCACATCCGGCAGCACAATGTGCTCACACGCCTGCGGCTCCACAGAGTCTTCCGCCGCTTCCTGCGGGCCTTCCGGCCTGGCCACCTCTCCCAGCAGGTTGTGATGGTGAAGTACTTGGCTACCCTGGAGCGGCTGGCTCCGCGCTTTGGCTCAGAGCGCATACCTGTGTGTCATCTGGAGGTCCTGGCACAGCCCGAGAGGGACCCCTGCTACATCCAGAACAGTGGGCAGACCGCTGGGGATCCAGGCCCAGAGCTGCCTTCCGGGCCTCCCACCCACGAGGTACTGGTGACAGGCACCGGAGGTATCCAGTGGCATCCGCTGCAGACCCAG GAATCTGAGAGAGGTAACAGCAGAGGGAATCCCCACGGCAGCCGGTCGGGGAAGAAGCCCAAAGCCCCCAAGGCTGGAGAGCACCTGACAGAGAGCCCTCAGGAACCACCTTGGACCTACTTCTGTGACTTCCAGGACATTTCCCACGTGGTGCTAAAGGAGCGTCGCGTGCACATCCACCTCCAAGACAACAAGTGCTTG TTGCTGTGCCTCTGTTCCCAGGCTGAGGCCCTGTCCTTTGTGGCCCTGGTCGATGGCTATTTCCGCTTGACTGCTGACTCCAGCCACTATCTGTGCCATGAGGTGGCACCCCCGAGGCTGGTGACTAGCATCCAGAACGGCATCCATGGGCCCCTGAT GGATCCGTTTGTACAGGCCAAGCTGTGGCCAGAGGACGGCCTCTACCTGATTCAGTGGAGCACCAGCCACCTGCACCGCCTGATCCTTACCGTGGCCCATCGAAACCCG GCTTTCAGTAATGGCCCTCGGGGCCTGCGCCTGCGAAAGTTCCCCATCACACAGCAGCCTGGAGCCTTTGTGCTGGATGGCTGGGGCCGCTCCTTTGCCAGCTTGGGGGACCTTCGGCTCGCCTTGCAGGGCTGCTCGTTGCGGGCCGGTGATGACTGTTTCCCCCTGCACCACTGCTGCCTGCCCCGGCCAAGAG AAATCTCCAACCTCGTCATCATGCGGGGGTCTAGGGCCCACACCCGGCCTCTCAACCTCAGTCAGCTCAGCTTCCACAGGGTTCACCAGGATGAAATCACCCAG CTGTCCCACTTGGGCCAAGGCACAAGGACCAATGTGTATGAGGGCCTTCTAAGAGTGGGAGGCCCCGATGAGGGCAAAGTGGACAATGGATGTCCCCCTGAGCCTGGTGGGACTAGTGGGCAGCAGCTTCGAGTGGTGCTCAAAGTTCTCGACCCCAGTCACCATGATATCGCCTTG GCCTTCTATGAGACTGCTAGCCTCATGAGCCAGGTGTCACACATGCACCTGGCTTTCCTGCATGGTGTTTGCGTGCGTGGCTCAGAGA ATATCATTGTGACAGAATTCGTAGAACATGGTCCCTTGGATGTGTGGTTACGGCGACAGAGGGGCCAAGTGCCCATGACCTGGAAGATGGTCGTGGCTCAGCAGCTGGCCAGCGCCCTCAGCTACCTG GAGGACAAGAATCTGGTTCACGGGAATGTATGTGGCCGGAACATCCTGCTGGCTCGCCTGGGGTTGGAGGAGGGTACCAACCCCTTCATCAAGCTAAGTGATCCTGGTGTGGGCCAGGGTGCCCTCTCCAGGGAAG AGCGGGTGGAGCGCATCCCCTGGACAGCTCCCGAGTGCCTGTCTGGAGGGACCAGTAGCTTGGGTACTGCCACGGACATGTGGGGCTTTGGTGCCACCCTTCTTGAGATCTGCTTTGATGGGGAGGCACCCCTGCAGGGTCGTGGTCCCTCTGAG AAAGAACGGTTCTACACAAAGAAACATCAGCTGCCTGAACCCTCATCCCCAGAGCTGGCCACACTCACCCGCCAGTGCCTGACCTATGAACCAGCACAGCGGCCATCCTTCCGCACCATTTTGCGGGACCTCACAAGGCTGCAGCCACAGA ATCTAGTCGGCACTTCGGCTGTGAACTCAGACTCACCAGCATCAGACCCCACTGTTTTCCACAAGCGCTATTTGAAAAAGATCCGGGATTTGGGTGAG GGTCACTTTGGCAAGGTCAGCCTGTACTGCTACGACCCAACCAATGACGGCACTGGCGAGATGGTGGCCGTGAAGGCCCTGAAGGAAGGGTGCGGTCCCCAGCTCCGCTCAGGCTGGCAGCGGGAGATCGAGATCCTGCGGACGCTGTACCACGAACATATTGTCAAGTATAAAGGCTGCTGTGAGGACCAAG GAGAGAAGTCTGTACAGCTGGTCATGGAGTACGTCCCTCTGGGCAGCCTCCGAGACTACCTGCCAAGGCACTGCGTAGGGCTGGCGCAGCTCCTGCTGTTTGCCCAGCAGATCTGCGAG GGCATGGCCTACCTGCACGCTCAGCACTACATTCACCGAGACCTCGCCGCGCGCAACGTGCTGCTGGACAACGACAGGCTGGTCAAGATTGGAGACTTTGGCCTAGCCAAGGCTGTACCTGAAGGCCACGAGTACTACCGAGTGCGCGAGGACGGGGACAGCCCAGTGTTCTG GTATGCCCCAGAATGCCTGAAGGAGTGCAAATTTTACTATGCATCTGATGTCTGGTCCTTCGGGGTAACTCTGTATGAGTTGTTGACATACTGTGACTCTAACCAGAGTCCCCATATG AAATTCACCGAGCTCATCGGCCATACCCAGGGCCAGATGACCGTGCTGAGGCTCACAGAGCTGCTGGAACGAGGAGAGAGGCTGCCTCGGCCTGACAGGTGTCCCTGTGAG ATCTATCACCTCATGAAGAactgctgggagacagaggcctcCTTCCGGCCCACCTTCCAGAATCTTGTGCCCATCCTCCAGACAGCACAGGAGAAGTACCAAGGTCAGGTGCCTTCCGTGTTCAGCGTGTGCTGA
- the Tyk2 gene encoding non-receptor tyrosine-protein kinase TYK2 isoform X2, with product MVGTMPLCGRRAILEDSKADGTEAQPLVPTGCLMVLLHWPGPEGGEPWVTFSQTSLTAEEVCIHIAHKVGITPPCLNLFALYNAQAKVWLPPNHILDTSQDMNLYFRMSFKNCIPHSFRQHIRQHNVLTRLRLHRVFRRFLRAFRPGHLSQQVVMVKYLATLERLAPRFGSERIPVCHLEVLAQPERDPCYIQNSGQTAGDPGPELPSGPPTHEVLVTGTGGIQWHPLQTQESERGNSRGNPHGSRSGKKPKAPKAGEHLTESPQEPPWTYFCDFQDISHVVLKERRVHIHLQDNKCLLLCLCSQAEALSFVALVDGYFRLTADSSHYLCHEVAPPRLVTSIQNGIHGPLMDPFVQAKLWPEDGLYLIQWSTSHLHRLILTVAHRNPAFSNGPRGLRLRKFPITQQPGAFVLDGWGRSFASLGDLRLALQGCSLRAGDDCFPLHHCCLPRPREISNLVIMRGSRAHTRPLNLSQLSFHRVHQDEITQLSHLGQGTRTNVYEGLLRVGGPDEGKVDNGCPPEPGGTSGQQLRVVLKVLDPSHHDIALAFYETASLMSQVSHMHLAFLHGVCVRGSENIIVTEFVEHGPLDVWLRRQRGQVPMTWKMVVAQQLASALSYLEDKNLVHGNVCGRNILLARLGLEEGTNPFIKLSDPGVGQGALSREERVERIPWTAPECLSGGTSSLGTATDMWGFGATLLEICFDGEAPLQGRGPSEKERFYTKKHQLPEPSSPELATLTRQCLTYEPAQRPSFRTILRDLTRLQPQNLVGTSAVNSDSPASDPTVFHKRYLKKIRDLGEGHFGKVSLYCYDPTNDGTGEMVAVKALKEGCGPQLRSGWQREIEILRTLYHEHIVKYKGCCEDQGEKSVQLVMEYVPLGSLRDYLPRHCVGLAQLLLFAQQICEGMAYLHAQHYIHRDLAARNVLLDNDRLVKIGDFGLAKAVPEGHEYYRVREDGDSPVFWYAPECLKECKFYYASDVWSFGVTLYELLTYCDSNQSPHMKFTELIGHTQGQMTVLRLTELLERGERLPRPDRCPCEIYHLMKNCWETEASFRPTFQNLVPILQTAQEKYQGQVPSVFSVC from the exons ATGGTGGGGACCATGCCTCTGTGTGGGCGGAGAGCCATCTTGGAAGACAGcaaggcagatggcacagaagCTCAGCCCCTGGTGCCCACAGGATGCTTGATGGTGCTACTGCATTGGCCTGGGCCTGAGGGCGGGGAGCCCTGGGTCACCTTCAGCCAGACATCTCTGACTGCAGAGGAGGTCTGCATCCACATCGCACACAAAGTCG GCATCACTCCACCCTGCTTGAATCTCTTCGCACTCTACAATGCACAGGCTAAGGTCTGGCTGCCCCCAAACCATATTCTGGATACATCCCAAGACATGAACCTCTATTTTCGAATGAG CTTCAAGAACTGCATCCCTCATTCCTTCCGACAGCACATCCGGCAGCACAATGTGCTCACACGCCTGCGGCTCCACAGAGTCTTCCGCCGCTTCCTGCGGGCCTTCCGGCCTGGCCACCTCTCCCAGCAGGTTGTGATGGTGAAGTACTTGGCTACCCTGGAGCGGCTGGCTCCGCGCTTTGGCTCAGAGCGCATACCTGTGTGTCATCTGGAGGTCCTGGCACAGCCCGAGAGGGACCCCTGCTACATCCAGAACAGTGGGCAGACCGCTGGGGATCCAGGCCCAGAGCTGCCTTCCGGGCCTCCCACCCACGAGGTACTGGTGACAGGCACCGGAGGTATCCAGTGGCATCCGCTGCAGACCCAG GAATCTGAGAGAGGTAACAGCAGAGGGAATCCCCACGGCAGCCGGTCGGGGAAGAAGCCCAAAGCCCCCAAGGCTGGAGAGCACCTGACAGAGAGCCCTCAGGAACCACCTTGGACCTACTTCTGTGACTTCCAGGACATTTCCCACGTGGTGCTAAAGGAGCGTCGCGTGCACATCCACCTCCAAGACAACAAGTGCTTG TTGCTGTGCCTCTGTTCCCAGGCTGAGGCCCTGTCCTTTGTGGCCCTGGTCGATGGCTATTTCCGCTTGACTGCTGACTCCAGCCACTATCTGTGCCATGAGGTGGCACCCCCGAGGCTGGTGACTAGCATCCAGAACGGCATCCATGGGCCCCTGAT GGATCCGTTTGTACAGGCCAAGCTGTGGCCAGAGGACGGCCTCTACCTGATTCAGTGGAGCACCAGCCACCTGCACCGCCTGATCCTTACCGTGGCCCATCGAAACCCG GCTTTCAGTAATGGCCCTCGGGGCCTGCGCCTGCGAAAGTTCCCCATCACACAGCAGCCTGGAGCCTTTGTGCTGGATGGCTGGGGCCGCTCCTTTGCCAGCTTGGGGGACCTTCGGCTCGCCTTGCAGGGCTGCTCGTTGCGGGCCGGTGATGACTGTTTCCCCCTGCACCACTGCTGCCTGCCCCGGCCAAGAG AAATCTCCAACCTCGTCATCATGCGGGGGTCTAGGGCCCACACCCGGCCTCTCAACCTCAGTCAGCTCAGCTTCCACAGGGTTCACCAGGATGAAATCACCCAG CTGTCCCACTTGGGCCAAGGCACAAGGACCAATGTGTATGAGGGCCTTCTAAGAGTGGGAGGCCCCGATGAGGGCAAAGTGGACAATGGATGTCCCCCTGAGCCTGGTGGGACTAGTGGGCAGCAGCTTCGAGTGGTGCTCAAAGTTCTCGACCCCAGTCACCATGATATCGCCTTG GCCTTCTATGAGACTGCTAGCCTCATGAGCCAGGTGTCACACATGCACCTGGCTTTCCTGCATGGTGTTTGCGTGCGTGGCTCAGAGA ATATCATTGTGACAGAATTCGTAGAACATGGTCCCTTGGATGTGTGGTTACGGCGACAGAGGGGCCAAGTGCCCATGACCTGGAAGATGGTCGTGGCTCAGCAGCTGGCCAGCGCCCTCAGCTACCTG GAGGACAAGAATCTGGTTCACGGGAATGTATGTGGCCGGAACATCCTGCTGGCTCGCCTGGGGTTGGAGGAGGGTACCAACCCCTTCATCAAGCTAAGTGATCCTGGTGTGGGCCAGGGTGCCCTCTCCAGGGAAG AGCGGGTGGAGCGCATCCCCTGGACAGCTCCCGAGTGCCTGTCTGGAGGGACCAGTAGCTTGGGTACTGCCACGGACATGTGGGGCTTTGGTGCCACCCTTCTTGAGATCTGCTTTGATGGGGAGGCACCCCTGCAGGGTCGTGGTCCCTCTGAG AAAGAACGGTTCTACACAAAGAAACATCAGCTGCCTGAACCCTCATCCCCAGAGCTGGCCACACTCACCCGCCAGTGCCTGACCTATGAACCAGCACAGCGGCCATCCTTCCGCACCATTTTGCGGGACCTCACAAGGCTGCAGCCACAGA ATCTAGTCGGCACTTCGGCTGTGAACTCAGACTCACCAGCATCAGACCCCACTGTTTTCCACAAGCGCTATTTGAAAAAGATCCGGGATTTGGGTGAG GGTCACTTTGGCAAGGTCAGCCTGTACTGCTACGACCCAACCAATGACGGCACTGGCGAGATGGTGGCCGTGAAGGCCCTGAAGGAAGGGTGCGGTCCCCAGCTCCGCTCAGGCTGGCAGCGGGAGATCGAGATCCTGCGGACGCTGTACCACGAACATATTGTCAAGTATAAAGGCTGCTGTGAGGACCAAG GAGAGAAGTCTGTACAGCTGGTCATGGAGTACGTCCCTCTGGGCAGCCTCCGAGACTACCTGCCAAGGCACTGCGTAGGGCTGGCGCAGCTCCTGCTGTTTGCCCAGCAGATCTGCGAG GGCATGGCCTACCTGCACGCTCAGCACTACATTCACCGAGACCTCGCCGCGCGCAACGTGCTGCTGGACAACGACAGGCTGGTCAAGATTGGAGACTTTGGCCTAGCCAAGGCTGTACCTGAAGGCCACGAGTACTACCGAGTGCGCGAGGACGGGGACAGCCCAGTGTTCTG GTATGCCCCAGAATGCCTGAAGGAGTGCAAATTTTACTATGCATCTGATGTCTGGTCCTTCGGGGTAACTCTGTATGAGTTGTTGACATACTGTGACTCTAACCAGAGTCCCCATATG AAATTCACCGAGCTCATCGGCCATACCCAGGGCCAGATGACCGTGCTGAGGCTCACAGAGCTGCTGGAACGAGGAGAGAGGCTGCCTCGGCCTGACAGGTGTCCCTGTGAG ATCTATCACCTCATGAAGAactgctgggagacagaggcctcCTTCCGGCCCACCTTCCAGAATCTTGTGCCCATCCTCCAGACAGCACAGGAGAAGTACCAAGGTCAGGTGCCTTCCGTGTTCAGCGTGTGCTGA